The segment AAGCCGCAGCACTCGCCGGGGTGGGGCAGGTCCACCAGCTCAAGCCCCTCCACCGCCCGCAGGAGCGCCAGGGGTTCCTCCACCAGGCCCAGCCCGCGGGCCATGTGGCAGGACCGGTGGAAGGTGGCGACGGCGGGGTAACGAGCGCCGAGGTCCGTCCGGCCCAGGACGTGGACGATGAACTCCGACAGCTCATAGACCCGCTCGGCGAAGGCCGCGGCCCGGGCGGCCCACTCCGAATCGCCGGCAAACAGGCGCGGGTAGTGGTGCCGGATCATGGCGGCGCAGGAGCCCGACGGCGTGACCACCGGCAGACCGGGCGCCTCCCGCTCGAAGACCTCGATCAGGTTGCGGGCAACATCGCGGGCCTCGGCCGTGTAGCCCGTGTTGTAGGCCGGCTGCCCGCAGCAGGTCTGCCCGGCGGGGAAGGTGACCTCGACCCCCAGCCGGCGGAGCAGCCGGACGGTGCTCT is part of the Thermaerobacter subterraneus DSM 13965 genome and harbors:
- a CDS encoding (Fe-S)-binding protein — encoded protein: MRVALFITCLCDLFFPEVGESTVRLLRRLGVEVTFPAGQTCCGQPAYNTGYTAEARDVARNLIEVFEREAPGLPVVTPSGSCAAMIRHHYPRLFAGDSEWAARAAAFAERVYELSEFIVHVLGRTDLGARYPAVATFHRSCHMARGLGLVEEPLALLRAVEGLELVDLPHPGECCGFGGTFAVKMAELSTAMVDAKVQAIGETGAQLLVGCDVGCLMHIGGRLRRLGRPVRVLHLAQLLDEATRPALQTA